The following are from one region of the Arachis duranensis cultivar V14167 chromosome 10, aradu.V14167.gnm2.J7QH, whole genome shotgun sequence genome:
- the LOC107470849 gene encoding glutathione S-transferase T3-like: protein MFQPQNQNSQTPHFPFSSIFNPSIGNIALTSLPFSTQFSTSRHSSSGVGGSSNPSPQTLIQCSPNSQYSDFVNPRELDAIDLNEDDIENHRQDSIQHWQREDDKMLISAWLNISTDPIVGTDQKGETFWSRIHSYCVEFNSNIKMGVVACKKRWYKINKAVAQFAGCYDQASRNIRSGSNADDIKELAYKLYSTHYGQKFTFKRH, encoded by the coding sequence ATGTTCCAAccacaaaatcaaaattcacaaacacCACATTTTCCATTTTCATCCATATTTAATCCTTCTATTGGAAATATTGCTCTAACATCCTTGCCGTTTTCAACTCAATTCAGTACATCGAGACATAGCTCATCTGGTGTTGGTGGCTCTTCTAACCCATCCCCTCAGACTCTGATACAATGTAGTCcaaattcacaatattcagaTTTTGTCAACCCTCGTGAATTAGATGCTATCGACCTCAATGAAGATGACATTGAAAATCATAGGCAAGATAGTATTCAACACTGGCAACGGGAAGATGATAAGATGTTAATCAGTGCATGGTTGAATATTTCAACCGACCCTATAGTTGGTACCGACCAAAAGGGTGAAACATTTTGGAGTCGAATTCACAGTTATTGTGTGGAATTCAACTCCAACATAAAAATGGGGGTAGTTGCATGTAAAAAACGATGGTATAAGATCAACAAAGCAGTTGCACAATTTGCTGGTTGTTACGATCAAGCTAGTCGAAACATAAGGAGTGGTTCGAATGCTGATGATATAAAGGAGTTGGCCTATAAACTTTATTCCACACATTATGGTCAGAAATTCACTTTTAAAAGGCATTAG
- the LOC107470850 gene encoding uncharacterized protein LOC107470850 — protein MARNFDDMFNEVLYGKRRRQDNTLIDNWIDECLFKDSEEEDIDRSSISTPRTWINRDREAGHDRLFQDYFADEPVYNADIFRQRFRMRRHVFLWIVDALSNVYSYFQQMVDATGRRSLSSLQTPVIRMLAYGVAADTVDDYVRIGESTIIECLEKFVEGVISVFEDGYLRKPNPNNAWKGMYMSGYRGVATIVLEVVASSDLWICHAFFEVSGSNNDINVLDRSPVFDDILNDCALEATFVKSISKPQGKKRKLFAQYQEGQREGVERAFGMLQARFAIIRGPASFW, from the exons ATGGCTAGAAATTTTGATGATATGTTTAATGAGGTTTTGTATGGCAAAAGAAGACGGCAAGATAACACACTCATAGATAATTGGATCGATGAGTGTTTATTCAAagattcagaagaagaagatatcgaTAGAAGCTCTATCTCAACTCCTCGTACATGGATCAACAGAGATCGAGAAGCAGGACATGATCGCCTTTTCCAAGATTACTTTGCAGATGAACCGGTGTATAATGCTGACATTTTTCGACAGAGATTTCGAATGAGAAGACATGTGTTCCTTTGGATAGTAGACGCTCTCTCAAACGTCTATTCGTATTTCCAACAGATGGTTGATGCAACTGGAAGAAGAAGCTTGTCATCACTCCAAACGCCTGTGATACGGATGTTAGCATATGGCGTAGCAGCTGATACTGTTGATGATTATGTACGCATAGGCGAGAGCACTATAATTGAATGCTTggaaaaatttgttgaaggtgTCATTTCGGTGTTCGAGGATGGATACTTGCGAAAACCAAATCCAAATAAT GCGTGGAAAGGTATGTACATGAGTGGTTATCGTGGGGTTGCAACCATAGTACTTGAGGTTGTAGCATCTTCAGACCTTTGGATATGTCATGCGTTCTTTGAAGTTTCAGGTTCAAATAACGATATCAACGTGTTAGATCGTTCTCCAGTGTTCGATGATATTCTAAATGACTGTGCTCTAGAG GCCACATTTGTCAAATCAATCTCAAAGCCACAAGGGAAGAAACGCAAGTTATTTGCACAATATCAAGAAGGACAAAGAGAAGGTGTGGAGCGAGCATTCGGAATGTTGCAAGCACGCTTTGCAATTATACGTGGTCCAGCTAGCTTTTGGTAA
- the LOC107470942 gene encoding ethylene receptor — MWFKATESCNCIEPQWPADELLVKYQYISDFFIALAYFSIPLELIYFVKKSAVFPYRWVLVQFGAFIVLCGATHLINLWTFTVHTRTVAMVMTAAKVLTAVVSCATALMLVHIIPDLLSVKTRELFLKNKAAELDREMGLIRTQEETGRHVRMLTHEIRSTLDRHTILKTTLIELGRTLALEECALWMPTRTGLELQLAYTLRQQNPVGYTVPIHLPVINQVFSSNRAVKISPNCPVARLRPHTGKYLPGEVVAVRVPLLNLSNFQIYDWPEVSTRSYALMVLMLPSDSARQWHVHELELVEVVADQVAVALSHAAILEESMRARNLLIEQNVALDLARREAETAIHARNDFLAVMNHEMRTPMHAIIALSSLLQETELTAEQRLMVETILKSSNLLATLINDVLDLSRLEDGSLQLETTTFSLHSVFREVLNLIKPVASVKRLSLTLHLASDLPVYAVGDEKRLMQTILNVVGNAVKFSKEGSISITAIVAKPESFKDARIPEFLPVPSDSHFYLRVQVNDSGSGINPQDIPKLFTKFAQSQAVQTKGPAGSGLGLAICRRFVNLMEGHIWIESEGIGKGCTVTFIVKLGIPDRPNESKLAFAPKVPGNHVSTNFGGLKVLVMDDNGVNRSVTKGLLLHLGCDVTTAGSSEECLRIISPEHRVVFMDVCTGLDGYELAIRIQEKFKKRQDRPLIVALTGNTNKVTKENCMRVGMDGLILKPVSVDKMRGVLSELLEHRVLFEAI; from the exons ATGTGGTTCAAAGCTACGGAATCTTGCAACTGTATAGAGCCGCAATGGCCTGCGGATGAATTACTGGTCAAATACCAATACATCTCAGATTTCTTCATCGCGCTTGCGTATTTCTCAATCCCTCTCGAACTCATCTACTTCGTTAAGAAATCAGCGGTTTTTCCGTACAGATGGGTTCTTGTGCAGTTCGGTGCCTTCATTGTTCTATGCGGAGCCACGCATCTTATTAACCTCTGGACCTTCACTGTTCACACGAGAACCGTCGCTATGGTAATGACCGCCGCTAAGGTTCTAACTGCCGTTGTTTCTTGCGCTACTGCGCTTATGCTTGTACATATTATTCCTGATTTACTTAGCGTTAAGACCAGAGAGCTATTTTTGAAGAACAAGGCTGCAGAACTTGATAGAGAAATGGGATTGATTCGTACTCAGGAGGAAACTGGTAGGCATGTTAGGATGTTAACTCATGAAATTAGAAGCACTTTGGATAGACACACAATCTTGAAGACTACGCTTATAGAGTTGGGAAGAACTTTGGCGCTTGAGGAGTGTGCTTTATGGATGCCAACACGAACAGGGTTGGAGCTTCAATTGGCTTATACGTTGCGGCAGCAGAATCCAGTTGGTTATACCGTGCCAATTCATCTGCCTGTGATTAATCAAGTGTTTAGTAGCAACCGGGCGGTGAAGATTTCGCCGAATTGCCCGGTTGCGAGGTTAAGGCCTCATACGGGGAAATACTTGCCAGGAGAAGTGGTTGCTGTTAGGGTACCTTTACTGAATCTGTCTAATTTCCAAATATATGATTGGCCGGAGGTTTCCACGAGAAGCTATGCTTTGATGGTGTTGATGCTTCCATCGGACAGTGCTAGACAATGGCATGTACATGAGCTAGAGTTGGTTGAGGTAGTTGCTGATCAG GTAGCTGTTGCTCTTTCACATGCTGCAATCTTAGAAGAATCAATGAGGGCAAGGAATCTGCTGATAGAGCAGAATGTTGCACTTGATCTAGCAAGAAGAGAAGCAGAAACTGCCATCCATGCTCGCAATGACTTTTTGGCAGTTATGAACCATGAGATGAGAACTCCCATGCATGCGATTATTGCACTCTCTTCTTTGTTACAGGAAACAGAGTTGACGGCTGAGCAACGTCTGATGGTAGAGACAATATTGAAAAGCAGCAATTTGTTGGCTACTCTCATCAATGATGTTTTGGATCTTTCACGGCTTGAAGATGGTAGTCTTCAACTTGAAACAACAACATTTAGCCTTCATTCTGTTTTTAGAGAG GTCCTTAACTTGATTAAGCCCGTTGCATCTGTCAAAAGATTGTCTCTCACTTTACATCTAGCTTCTGATTTGCCAGTATATGCCGTTGGCGATGAAAAACGTCTAATGCAAACTATTCTTAATGTTGTTGGTAATGCTGTGAAGTTCTCAAAAGAGGGCAGCATTTCCATCACTGCTATTGTTGCAAAGCCTGAATCCTTCAAGGATGCTAGAATTCCTGAGTTTCTTCCAGTGCCAAGTGACAGTCACTTTTATTTGCGTGTACAG GTAAATGATTCAGGATCAGGAATTAACCCACAAGATATTCCAAAGTTATTCACCAAGTTTGCACAAAGCCAAGCAGTACAGACTAAAGGTCCTGCTGGAAGTGGACTTGGCCTTGCCATTTGTAGGAG GTTTGTAAATCTCATGGAAGGGCATATTTGGATTGAAAGTGAAGGTATTGGTAAAGGATGTACAGTCACTTTTATTGTGAAGCTTGGAATCCCTGACCGACCAAATGAATCTAAATTGGCGTTTGCTCCTAAAGTTCCTGGAAATCATGTATCTACAAACTTTGGAGGCCTCAAGGTTCTTGTCATGGATGATAATGG GGTTAACAGGTCAGTAACAAAGGGACTACTACTTCATTTAGGATGCGATGTTACAACTGCAGGCTCAAGTGAAGAGTGTCTGCGCATCATTTCGCCAGAACACAGAGTGGTCTTCATGGATGTGTGTACAGGGTTAGACGGATATGAACTAGCGATACGTATACAGGAGAAGTTTAAGAAACGCCAAGATAGGCCATTAATAGTTGCTCTTACTGGGAACACAAACAAGGTGACAAAAGAGAACTGTATGAGGGTCGGTATGGATGGCCTTATACTGAAACCTGTTTCTGTTGACAAAATGAGGGGTGTTTTGTCTGAACTCCTTGAGCACCGAGTTCTGTTTGAAGCTATTTAA